CACACTTCACATTGCATAAGCCTAATGTGAACGCGCCCTTACTAATAACAGCGGATTTACGAGCCTGTATTCGTGTAtaactaaaaaataattttaacatcgacatacacaaatatatatacttacacaATTGTGCACACTTTTGTACTTTAAAATAAGATTCACATAAATATGCGATAAGTCCAATAAGGCAGCCATTTACAAGGCACACACTGCAAGCGTATCGTTTCACGGGTCGCACTCATCATCAACATAGTCTAACTTTGTTCACACATCGGTCcatgaagtttttttttcttttcgtctGCGTGGCAGCTTCTACGGGAGTATCTAAGGTGTGGGGTGGTTCGTCCAGCATGCCCTCGCAGCTTTTGCACCGACGCGATTTAGTCTCTTCACTGTAGTCCAAGTTGTCGCTACTTTCGGATAAGCGCTCTGGTAGACTATGCAGGGACTTTATTGGGGAGGCGGTTTGTGTGCTTCCGATGGACAGCTGGTCGCAACTAAGTGAGAATACTGGCGAAGCTTTTTCTAAGGATGATTGGCGGCGTCTTCGCGGTCTGTGGTCCAAAAAATAAATTGGTTAATATTTCTTGTAGTTCGGTAACAATCTCCACTCTGTACAGGGTTAGGATCTATTATTTAATTGTTATCAGGTTATCACGGCAGCCGAAAGTTGTCCACGTCCGCTGCTAGACGTAAATCTCTATGAAATAATCATACAGTGGTCGGTCTATTACCGCCCTCATCCAAAGGAGTCTGTACCAGTAGGTACGTCTTTACGTGGGAATCCAACCATCCCTGCTTCTACTACGAGTATTGTAGGTACTACAATCTGTTAAATGAAATCAAGTACCTAATAGGCGGCAGCGTGTAGCTGTCTAGTCAATCGTTCTTGTCACTGCCCCGGCTCTCGCACGAGGCCATGCGCTGGTAGTTGGGCGGGCCGCGGCCGATGGTGGCCGTGCTCGGCGTACTGACGTCGCGAGACCTCAGACCGTCCAACCGGTTCGACAGATTCGATTTGCCGCGGAGGAAGCTgcaaattaaaacgaaaatatttgtttatttaaatctaGGAGAGACAAAGATTGATGATAAGCCACTCTTCTTTCAAACAATAGGTACAACTTTCAAGCCTCATAGTTTGACAACATCTTTAACATCTTAACACTCTTACACTTGGTCGCGATCAGTACGATCGGTACGGAAAACTTAGTGCCTCGTGCTCTCCAGTATTAGAATGAACTTcttgtacagtgagctgcgaaattgcatggagaaattaaTTCATTGATAAATTCACCATGCACTTTTACGGCTGATGGTACAAGCTTTTTCTAGGAGCTAGGAGTTTGTAGGTAGGCGCCATAACCGCTTACCAGGCGGGTTGTACTTATTCTTATTTGCCACCATCATGGTATATACAAATAAACTGGTGAGTTATCCAACCAGTACTGTTACAGTTTTGTAAACACAAATAAAACGAGtacaataatatttacagataATTCTCAAATTAGGAGATGCATAAGTCACAAAAAGTGTGGTCACCTTTCTAGTTTCTCAACGCAGGCATCCTGGTAGTCGTGTATCCACCGCACGGCGTTGAACTTGGACACCGCGCGCATGTCCTCGGGCAGTTCCTCGGGCTCCGGCCAGGCGAAGTTGTCGATAATCGGCACTATGTTGCACTGAGACTGCAACGCTGCCACTATCTCCtggaattttaaattatttaattagttaGATTTAGCCTTATGAGAGATTGCTCgaagggggctattcataaattacgtcatttcaaattaggggggggggggggtctggacgtcggatgacggtagcatgaagtaggaggaaatggggtcatttgaagcatgatttttggatgattatagggggggggggtcaaaaatcgatgacgtaatttatggacagccccaaggACTCCGTCTCAACACTCTCAACTTGGGCAAAAAAGCTTTGTGTGTTCGGCTGGTCCTGGCCCTTGGCATGGCCTCGAATTCTATAGGTCGTACTTATAACTCAACCAATTTTCGTAAAGTTTAGTGAGCAGGTttgataatttatattttagggGATTACatgtttagatttttttttcaaaatggcagaGCGGGGTTGTAAAATCTACAGCTTACAGAGCCACCAGTTTTTAACTAGATCAAACAATTCCTTAGTTAGGTTAGATCCCTCTAAAATATTTATCAATGGACTTTTTTGTTTGATGATGACGATGTCATCTCTTGGGTTTTGGGTTACGCCATTTCTTACCTAtgctatattttattttttaatttctccGTTAATTCGGCTGCTCACGATCGAATAAGCTGGTAgtagttatttaattaaatattaatttaaactgACATTAGGTAATGGGTTGAACTAAAACTAAATTGAATATCAAAGTTGTTTGCTTACCCGATGGACCCAGTCTTTTTGCTCATTATCATGCTTGCACCTGTCCAGTGCATATGGCGTCAGAACCAATAGGAAGTGCTTCGCCTGTCTTATGCTCTGTAGGAGATTATTGTCAAATTTGCCGGCTTCTAGCCTCTCTACATCGATGAATACTGTGAACCCTCTGAGTTGTAGGTGGACTTTCAGAAGACTGGCAAGTTGGGAGCCATTCGATCGGCGATAGCTCACGAATACGTCTAGATTCTTCTCGAGGTTCTCTTCGCCCTTGCTTGGAAGAGTGCTTTCGTAAACTGGAAGCGATAAACAAAATGCTTTAAGCCGAGACATCGTCAAATTTTCAATAGGTTGATGAATTATTGCTGTTTTGTTTACTAAGTTTTTCTGGTAATACATTGGAACACTTGTTACGAGAATGTTTACATCGCTCTTATCGTAAATGTAACTGCGTTATTTTATCCAATAGATTAAGCTTGTGATAATCCTAGCGGCGTCAATGTAATTTTCATGTTTgactattattaaaataattgatctagtattttcatcatatctttgatgcgctaTAACTTTGGACAATATTTACAGCGGAGACTGTGACTGGGTTTTTAAATTTTATGCTCATCGTAAAAATATTGCGTCTCTTGCCTAAGGCAGGAAACAATTAAAATGATTAATGGTCAACTTACCTTTGATAGCATTTAGGATCTGAAGGCGGTGAATGCTGTTGACGATGCGACATTCGTTCTCCAGTTGTTCATCGCTGAGGCCGCGGATGGACTCCTTGTCGACCCCGGCATTCAGCATGGAATACGTGTAGATAGTGTACTCTGGACCAATTCCTCCTAAGAACTCGTTGAGGCTACCCGTGTCTCTTGAACTGTAATCTGCCATTTTCTTCAACTGCTGAAGTTCTCTTGTGAATCTGAAATTCAAAAAACATGCGTTATATAAACACGCTTTAAGTAAATTATGGcaatataaacaaaattttcaaaagttgaaacCTACCTTTTTCGTTTGATTCCATTTTGTAAACCTATATCTTCCTTGAGATTTTCTTCTGTCAGTTGCAGTAATAAATCTCCATCTACTCTACTCTCATAAAAGTTATTCGCATACTCAGAGAATCCTATTTGTTTCACCCATTCTCGTACGTCCTCAATGGACCATAAGGGAACCTGCTGTGAAAGTTTATGAGGCACTTCTTCCCCAATAAGCCGCAAAGCTTGTGCCGCATATTTGGACGCCACCGCGTTTGGACAGCTAGCCACTTTCTTTAAAGATTCTATCGCTCCTATTTCTCTGAATATTTCAGTATTGCCCTGTTGTTTTTTGATACCAGCTTCCATACAGAAATGGAATGCTGCTAGATTTCTCGCTTCCTCCCTCTTCGAGCTGAGTACTGGTACGAGTCGTTGCAGCCAGGTTTTGCTCTGGCCGTGGGCATGTGCAAGGTTCGATCGCGCGAACTCGGACGGATTATGCGTCGTAACGAAAGGTTCCACCAAATCTAATGTACCGGATTTCAGAACAGCAGCTTCGATTTCTTTGTTTGCTACTAAAACTGCGATGGCTAAGCAAGCGTAATACTTGATATTGTCGTCAGTGTGGAAAGCTAGGGGGAATAACCACATGGGAACTTTTCTTTTGATCATTGCCTCTTGGTTTTCGGCGCCTCCGTAGAGAGACAGGTTGGCGAGCGCCGTCGCACAATGCCGCAGGGTTTCTACATCATTCTTTCTGCATTCGAACAGTACAGCATCCAAGCCTCCTAATTTAATCACGTCGCTGCAAGTACCTTCGCTGTGTTTGAATAAGTGTTGTAAAATTCCAGTGCCTATTCTAGAGTGGTCTACCGAGTTCGCGTGTTTCGTACAAACGCACGCTACGTTTACAACTTTTTCAAGGCCGTTTTCAACAACGTGCGCTCTGTTCTCAGTAGTTAGGCACTGTTCAAGAACTTTTGCTGATGAAAATTGTAAATCAGGATTGCTTGATTCTAGGCAGTTAGTCATTAGGATGTCCAAACCGCCGGATGTTCGAAGCGTGTTGCAAAGGGAATATCCCAGTTCATGTCCGTATGTTGGTACTGCCCACGCTCTCCGTACCATCtcgtttaatttgttaaattgtACTGAAGCATTTTTTCTATCAATCTGGTTATTCTTaacagatgtaataaaggcatTCATTCTCGTTGAATATTTCGCTATGGCCTGTTCAACATCCTTCTGATTAGAATTTGCATTTAGCTTGTctaaatcatcaaaatttaagTTAGTTAAATCTTCGTCGCCTGGTTTAATCGTTCCGTTTAGCATCTGACTCATCTGCAatcaaaaaaatgcaaaaaatgtAGAAAAATCGCACGAGTTTAATCAGGTTATGAAATGTCAATAAATATGGTGTAATCGTAATATTTTCCGCCCATAGACTTGACTTTTATGGTAAACTTACCTGTGATGATAGCATTGTTTTCGAGGAGAGGTTCTTGCTGGAGATTGTCATGTTGGAATGCGCGACGCTGGAGTGCTCCTTGTGGCTGAACATGCCGCTTGAGGTGACAGTGTGGAGCGCTTGCGTCGACGCCATAGCCTTTTTCTCGGCACTAAAAGCCTCCGTCTGTAGTTTGGAACTTGTAGCAGACATGTTCTTTGCTTCTTGAGATGTTATATCACCCGCTTTTAGCGACCGCTGCTCCTAAAAGCACAAAATGCCTCGTATCAATAAATTGAACCGCGAACAAAAACGCTAATGACTGTCTATTAGTATTCTAATTTGATGCGGCAACAAACTTGTCGAATTCCGAATAGTCATACTGCGAGCATTAATTCTGGAAAATACGTTTGACCTCAGTACATGATGAACTTGTTATCACTATAGCCActgttataatttaatttttaccgCGATGTCtcacaaaacaaatatttggtTTGATAGTTACACCGGTTGCGATGCGCAATTTAGGTCTGGGACGTCGTCTCGAAGACATGGTTAGGTCGGAATACCACCGCGACGTGTCACAGCTCTAAGAGTACTACATTTATATCAGAAAACAGTCCCACGTAAAACGACTCGGATTATACGTCCTATCGCTTCTATTGGAAATAGGCCAATCGCGCGGAACTGGCGGGCTTTTCGtgaatattttaaggtttgtgTACAGACGTACACAAACcgtaaatacatatttagaaGGTCGACCGACAGCGAGAACTATTAGGAGAAATTGCTCTCACCGAAGGATTTTGAGTTTGCAGAGGGAAGCGCGATAGGACGCCACGATGGACTGGCCACGGGGCCCCCCCGCCCGCGGACATTCCGCTTCTATATATAAGCGAACTATTCGTGTACAGTATCGCGCCTGCGCAGTAACTGACTTCCGCATGCGCTCGCGCGCACGACGGTCAGGCGTCGACTGAGCGCCAACGCAACGAGCGCGCGTCCAGCGATAAGCGCTCGTAGATAAATGCTCTCACCGGTCCTGGCGATCCTCCGCGCAGCATCCTGTTGGCCCATGCGACGATGCGCGCCATACTTCTACCATACTCGATATTTGCGGAATTTCTCCATTTTAATGTTGTGCTTTCGAGACAAGGAGTTGCGCCGTACTGAACATTTCGGCGCGGTTATTGTCGCTCGTACTAGCACCGATATCGATCGGTGGCTGTCTGGCGAGGTCACGTCCTTCGGCGCGCCTTTCAGACTCCTACTAGCAGACGCGGCGAAGACACTTATACGCTACTATATACGTATTTATAAACGAGGTTTTGCGCATGCGTAAATGCTTTTGTTGTGGGGGTCGCTTAGATACCAAGTGGCGACATGCACATGTTTTGGAGCAGTTAAGATGAACTTAACACTGGCTTAATGAAATGTTAATGTAAAAGTAAACTTACTTGAAGGTACGCCGCGTTCTGTTCCGCAGCGAGCCCCTCCGCTTGCAGCAATTTTCGTGACGCTCCAGCGGCACTTCTTTCCGCATACTGCAAGTCTCCATGCTGCAGATGTTGCATTCGTGAACTATTAGCTTTTGAATTTGAGGCACTGTATCCATCCGTCACAACCCGAGTAGAACTAGCCGACGAAACTTGTGCAGCGCTGTATTTGAGTTTGTTCGCCGAGTTTAGACTAGCGTTGATAGATGCGGCATTAGCCAAACTAGGGAGCAAGGGATTCTCGCTGACAGGCGGAGGTGTGTCGGATTCAGGGAATGTCACAAGCGGGCCGTCTTCAGAAAGCTCGCACATGTTTCCCATGTCTGTGATGTCACCCATGTCACTGAGATCCCGGATATCGGGCAAGCTGTTATCGCTAACTATATCTCCCTGATCCACTATGTTCTCCATGGAGCTTCTTAATCTGGAAAACGAAGATAATAGTGTCAAGAAATTGCTCACGGTTTATAAATAagtaacttatttataaattagtGACTAATTACGCACACGAAAATGCACTAGAAACAAAATGTTAGACGGCCTCCCGAGAACAGGAGCGTTGCTATTGTTTGCCGGCGTGTAACTGCAAACACGAGAAGGGAAACATCGGGTGGGAATTGGCAGAGGGCCAAGGTCGCTCAGGTGAGCTAACTCCGAAAGGCATGTGGCAAATGCCATTAAGCCCCAATCTTCATTAGAAACTGTATATCTGTTATCTTAAAGCCGACTAGACAAAAACATTGGCACATGTATCTATATACACGCTGGTCTGACGCAAGTGTAAAGCTGTTTCAAAATTAGTCGTTTTCTTGGACTCACCTGTTGAAGTTCATTGAAGCCGCTGTGTTGCTCAAGTTCTTCATCTCTGAGATGGAGCTCTTCAGCTCTGTGAGATCTGACTTCATGGAACTTGCTTTCATTTCGGAAGCTGTTCTGTGTTGATGTTGGAGTCTCTGGCTTGAGCCCTGCAGTCGTTGACTAGATGCAGCGCTGCTAGAGGTCGTGCTCGAAACCATCTGTAACAAACACAACATTAAATATGATAACAACGTTACATTATTATGCAGACGTAGTGCATCTAACGTAGTTGTATTTACTGATAGCGCACCGCTTGTAAACAAGAATATTAACCTCGAGAATACGGAAAATACCACGTTTTCAAGTCACtagttaaaagaaaataaaaataaatggctGTGGTCTGATAATACAGACGTCCTCCGAATTCGTTATCTAGACTACAACTGTGGGTTCAGTGCCAATGCTAGAGGAGTTTGTACGGAGCCGTCACGCGTCTTGGCGCACCAACGGCCGAGGAAAATAAGAGCCAGGGCTACGACAAAATAGAAATACGAAAATAACGCGGTCGTTTTCAATGTTTTGTTTCAATATTGCTTAACAATCGACAGTTGACGACTAACGATACCTACGCATTTGAGCGTCACGTGGCCTCTTTCTGTTCCTCTTGCATGTCTATATACTGAATACTATTGTGTTAGCTGTCTATCACTGTGATTTCTTCTTACAATTAAATTTCTTGACAACCCGAGCACACCCGTGCTCGACGCGCACAATAGAAACAATGCGTATAAACTAATTTATTACCTGCAAAAAATATGGCCAAGCATATTTTGGCATCGGGAGTCGTAATTGAGAGGTATATGGAATGAATCAGCTTGTGTGGGCGAGATGCAACAAATGGTAGGCATGTCCGAACTTCGAGGGGCCTTGAACCCCGACTAAATCTCGGTGGAATCCAAATGTTTGCTGATACGACTTTTAGATGGCTTATAGTGTGGGCCCATCGTATTACTCACTTAGTAAGAAAACGTGTGATTTTTATCAAGCCATAAATTTCGTTTAAAATTAGGATTTAGCGCCCATTCAATGGAGCATATCACAAGATAAGTCGTAATCATTAACTTATTACTTTACATTTACTAAAAATAAGCACGTATTAAACTCAAAGACGAAGGTCTTTATTGTCTAAGTAGCACAATTTGATGGGTGTAAAAAAGTAGAGAAATAAGGTCGTCATAAACAAAAGAACAAAGGGAGGGTTGTTATTACAGTATATTAAGGTCATCCAGCGCGTAAAAAGGGCAAATACtctaattttataacaaaattatgCAGAGCAgcgtaaaattattaaaatatcttGTGAATATGCTTCTAAATTGCAGTACCCATGCAGTACCGACTATTGTAGTAAGAACTTGGATTAAGAAAATTCAGTAGTATCCACCTACGTCAACAAATGCTTTTTTTCTTTCCGTCTTTTCTTTCAACAATCAACAACAGGTCTCTATGgactaattattatttttagtagtAGGTACAATAATATCAACATTGCGCTAAAATCTGACATTTTCAATATAGCATTCATTGCTTATCTGCGGTAGCAGCTAGAAGGAATTATGGTGGAAAACTAAATACGACTTAAAAATCGTCGCGAAAGGGGAAACTCAAAGAAAAGTTACAAGGATCAATTTAAAAAACGGATAGACGTATGTACATAGTGTCTTTAGAAAGCGAGGGAACTTACAATGAGAAGAAAAACTGAAAGGAACTGGCCCGACTGCGGCAAGagattttcttttaaattattAAGCAGTAACGTCTGCAAACGATGCTATCAAGTATCAAGCTTAGAAATAAATCAATAAGCTTAGACTAGCGAGTTCAAGCCTCGCCCGAGACagtgaatttttccacttttatttCTGTTCCATCTCTCTCTTTCTGTTTCTGTATTTTctgttaatttaaatataaccgAATATTATTTTAGGAGAGGTTATGTATTGTAATATATGTGCCGGAGTGTCAGCACCACGGTATTACCAAACGTGCCCTACGTTACGCCATGTCTGCCACTGGCACGCCGCCAAACGCAGACACCATGTCTTGCTGCGCCCATAAGTCGGTGGCATTAATTACTAGAGGTATCACAGACACGgcttttatgttttatttatgtgtGCTAAACACATGTTGGACTATATCATTACATTCGGTTTGCACGTCacgaattttaattaaatttaatgacaataCCGCCGTAGCCGAACACGTTACGATATGGTTGCCAACGCCTCGTTTAGATCAAAGCTCCGAAGGATCTGTTTTGGTTACAATTTGGCTTGTGTGACTCAGTATCAGTATATCATTCTTAATTTCTGTTAAACGGAATCAGTAGTGTTTGCTTTGAATTTTGCGATATTTCACACGCTCGGAGCAAGCTGTGAACAAACACATCTTAACCTAATTGTCTGTAGATTATTGTAATGACAGATATATATTCCGCAAGGTTATGTAAGTACATTAGCTCATTTGTAAAGGCATACATTAAGACTTCCCACCGCGTCGTCTAAATTACTAGGACCCATATAGCGCTCTGTGATTTACTCTTAAGACAAAGACGAGCTAATTTCGTTCAGCTGCAAATGATATGCATTCCGGTGACCTCGTCTCGATGCTCCCACAATAGGCACATCAGCCGGCGGCACAagcgttattttattttaaattttaccgCAAACACGGCTGGTCGAATTGAAAATAAACCGGCCATTTTATGAACCGACCGAGGCCGGTGTCGAAATAACCATCTGCCTATTTATAGTTATGGGATATGAATAATCAAGAGTTTATCATATTGTTTATAGTACGGAAACATTAAAGggttaattaaattttaactaCTGCTTCTTAGAAACGTTCAAGGATGTTCTATTTTGGAAGAAATTTCGTTTAAATATTTCCTGCTTgttcctttttttttatttctatgccGTGCCCTCACTGCGGAATATTAGATTGAGAAAGTGTTGTTT
The Cydia splendana chromosome 8, ilCydSple1.2, whole genome shotgun sequence genome window above contains:
- the LOC134793112 gene encoding NAD(+) hydrolase sarm1-like isoform X3; the protein is MVFVEIDNMASYSTYSTGKPKIFFPKKVRSEESLLAPEKSSKIARWIPDFSLDGSSSLKHNGSAKELASVMENLKKSSFSRREQALNTQVTSSSTQQMVSSTTSSSAASSQRLQGSSQRLQHQHRTASEMKASSMKSDLTELKSSISEMKNLSNTAASMNFNRLRSSMENIVDQGDIVSDNSLPDIRDLSDMGDITDMGNMCELSEDGPLVTFPESDTPPPVSENPLLPSLANAASINASLNSANKLKYSAAQVSSASSTRVVTDGYSASNSKANSSRMQHLQHGDLQYAERSAAGASRKLLQAEGLAAEQNAAYLQEQRSLKAGDITSQEAKNMSATSSKLQTEAFSAEKKAMASTQALHTVTSSGMFSHKEHSSVAHSNMTISSKNLSSKTMLSSQMSQMLNGTIKPGDEDLTNLNFDDLDKLNANSNQKDVEQAIAKYSTRMNAFITSVKNNQIDRKNASVQFNKLNEMVRRAWAVPTYGHELGYSLCNTLRTSGGLDILMTNCLESSNPDLQFSSAKVLEQCLTTENRAHVVENGLEKVVNVACVCTKHANSVDHSRIGTGILQHLFKHSEGTCSDVIKLGGLDAVLFECRKNDVETLRHCATALANLSLYGGAENQEAMIKRKVPMWLFPLAFHTDDNIKYYACLAIAVLVANKEIEAAVLKSGTLDLVEPFVTTHNPSEFARSNLAHAHGQSKTWLQRLVPVLSSKREEARNLAAFHFCMEAGIKKQQGNTEIFREIGAIESLKKVASCPNAVASKYAAQALRLIGEEVPHKLSQQVPLWSIEDVREWVKQIGFSEYANNFYESRVDGDLLLQLTEENLKEDIGLQNGIKRKRFTRELQQLKKMADYSSRDTGSLNEFLGGIGPEYTIYTYSMLNAGVDKESIRGLSDEQLENECRIVNSIHRLQILNAIKVYESTLPSKGEENLEKNLDVFVSYRRSNGSQLASLLKVHLQLRGFTVFIDVERLEAGKFDNNLLQSIRQAKHFLLVLTPYALDRCKHDNEQKDWVHREIVAALQSQCNIVPIIDNFAWPEPEELPEDMRAVSKFNAVRWIHDYQDACVEKLESFLRGKSNLSNRLDGLRSRDVSTPSTATIGRGPPNYQRMASCESRGSDKND